Proteins encoded by one window of Anoplopoma fimbria isolate UVic2021 breed Golden Eagle Sablefish chromosome 23, Afim_UVic_2022, whole genome shotgun sequence:
- the LOC129112389 gene encoding fibulin-1-like — translation MDDFRGKHLEVSAMAKWTILLFSLYGVLHGHEIQLPTAQECCQDGRDWGLGGQDCTILPLISSYSCRITQEQCCSAASRGRLCDNGIEMAKEQGACERPFFQGEPWETKISKICCDCCMLGLMTASRGSSCELQGLLLGCQCSTTAKACCGKNTTADTILTTNAPVTEKPTVNVIVKPEEGLDTCRDSNCSQLCKGNGMCACLDGYQLQKDGVKCEDVNECFTSSHNCVLGQVCINTEGSFRCQRETSCGTGYELKDDNACQDIDECTLGTHNCGSDFSCNNTAGSFRCYPKDRCSDGFIPDAVGSCIDVNECVAHTSPCLPGQTCINTLGSYTCRRHTITCGRGYHLTEDGTRCEDVDECRTGNVCGNHGCVNMVGTYRCECRIGFIFNSITKLCDDINECRHYPGRLCGHKCDNTEGSYLCSCTTGFKLSHDGRNCEDVNECEANPCSQECANVYGSYQCYCRRGYQLSDIDGITCEDIDECALPTGGHVCSYRCSNTPGSFYCTCPPTGYTLTYNGRTCQDIDECAAGSHTCSFSESCFNIQGGFRCLSFTCLKNFQQAAQGSKKDASINLRCVKACQPNDLDCNLNPVHLITHTSISLPTFRDFSESQEIVFLRTAAAANPAPPQGATDVFFEILVADDHFSFDVVKRSHQGTIMGVVRQVKPIFGPKDFVLEVAMNYFKPGFTSHRNIVVIHIFISEFWF, via the exons ATGGACGATTTTAGAGGAAAACATCTGGAAGTGAGTGCGATGGCAAAGTGGACAatacttctgttttctttatacGGAGTTCTGCATGGACATG AGATTCAGCTCCCTACCGCACAGGAGTGCTGTCAGGATGGGAGGGATTGGGGCCTGGGAGGACAAGACTGTACAATCCTCCCCCTCATCTCCTCCTACAGCTGCAG GATCACACAGGAGCAGTGCTGTTCGGCAGCATCAAGAGGCCGACTCTGTGACAATGGCATCGAGATGGCCAAGGAGCAAGGGGCCTGTGAGAGGCCCTTCTTCCAAGGAGAACCCTGGGAAACCAAAATCTCCAAG ATTTGCTGTGACTGCTGTATGCTCGGCCTGATGACAGCCAGTCGGGGCTCGAGCTGCGAGCTCCAGGGTTTGTTGCTGGGGTGCCAGTGTTCGACCACAGCTAAAGCCTGCTGtggcaaaaacacaacagcagacaCCATACTGACTACAAATG CACCAGTGACAGAAAAGCCTACGGTCAACGTTATCGTCAAGCCTGAGGAGGGATTGGACACATGTCGAG ACTCCAACTGCTCCCAGTTGTGTAAAGGTAACGGTATGTGTGCCTGCCTTGATGGTTATCAACTGCAAAAGGATGGAGTTAAATGTGAAG ATGTTAACGAGTGCTTTACCAGCAGTCACAACTGCGTCTTAGGCCAAGTTTGCATTAACACAGAGGGTTCCTTCCGCTGTCAGAGGGAAACCAGCTGTGGCACCGGGTATGAACTCAAAGACGACAACGCTTGCCAAG ACATAGATGAGTGTACTTTGGGGACACATAACTGTGGATCAGACTTTTCTTGCAACAACACAGCAGGCTCGTTCCGCTGCTACCCAAAGGACAGATGCTCAGATGGTTTCATTCCGGATGCCGTCGGCAGCTGTATCG ATGTAAACGAGTGTGTGGCCCATACCAGTCCATGCCTGCCTGGCCAGACTTGCATCAACACACTGGGCTCCTACACTTGTCGCAGGCACACAATCACCTGTGGACGAGGCTATCATCTAACTGAGGACGGCACGCGTTGTGAAG ATGTGGACGAGTGTCGTACAGGGAACGTGTGTGGCAACCATGGTTGTGTCAACATGGTGGGCACGTACCGCTGTGAATGCAGAATTGGCTTCATCTTCAACAGTATCACCAAACTGTGTGACG ATATCAATGAGTGCAGGCATTATCCCGGACGACTCTGCGGCCACAAGTGTGACAACACAGAGGGGTCCTACCTGTGCAGCTGCACCACAGGCTTCAAACTGTCCCACGACGGCAGAAACTGTGAAG ATGTCAACGAGTGTGAAGCCAACCCTTGCAGCCAGGAGTGTGCAAACGTCTATGGCTCGTACCAGTGCTACTGTCGCCGTGGTTACCAGCTGAGTGACATCGATGGGATAACATGTGAAG ATATTGATGAGTGTGCTCTGCCTACCGGAGGTCATGTGTGTTCCTACCGCTGCTCAAACACCCCAGGAAGTTTTTACTGTACCTGCCCACCCACAGgctacacactcacatacaaTGGACGCACATGCCAAG ACATTGATGAATGTGCAGCAGGGAGCCATACTTGTTCCTTCTCTGAAAGCTGCTTCAACATCCAGGGAGGATTTCGCTGTCTGTCTTTCACATGTCTTAAAAACTTCCAGCAAGCTGCGCAGGG ATCCAAAAAAGATGCTTCAATCAATTTGCGTTGTGTTAAGGCCTGCCAACCTAACGACCTCGACTGCAATCTCAATCCCGTCCACTTAATCACCCAcacctccatctctctgccAACCTTCAGAGACTTCAGTGAATCACAAG AAATAGTTTTCCTGCGGACAGCTGCGGCGGCTAACCCTGCTCCTCCACAGGGTGCCACCGATGTGTTCTTTGAGATCCTGGTTGCAGATGACCACTTCTCTTTTGATGTGGTTAAGCGTTCCCACCAGGGCACGATTATGG GTGTGGTTCGGCAGGTGAAACCTATCTTTGGCCCCAAGGACTTTGTGTTGGAGGTGGCTATGAACTATTTCAAGCCAGGGTTTACTTCCCATCGCAACATTGTCGTCATCCATATCTTCATCTCTGAGTTCTGGTTCTGA